In Hydractinia symbiolongicarpus strain clone_291-10 chromosome 4, HSymV2.1, whole genome shotgun sequence, the following proteins share a genomic window:
- the LOC130642416 gene encoding uncharacterized protein LOC130642416, giving the protein MPPTFEKIKEEILKKIESGDILLGSLVEPKKYKKAVIKNGVIFNEEFTVSGRCIPLSDIRRKIFEEHQSLGIMRNPKGALTRYFILWSDHASLLSAGHLLLTVKVVYDDKLFYTDEEMYAKTGICHDVQELVERPSVYIIGFAQDSIAEKLSYVETRLNDIRKLSDPLIVNDKKVVDVIRFFHGDHPEIQYESGNSHGGNFPCLCGCKKSRFTDIAHVYSNKIVSLEQRRKKVISGPAGQQQKAVSPFQQLNVEKLGLEVNYRNLDRDLPVHQKLHKKDLEQLLKNHLTGIIRVPALCFGNEHSTMESLNLANYEVMPIEPLHDCKGHIKNLWDVLHEVLTPQENKIFQQSLDATYGSKDKVRGSDYRLSSIVVYQSMQSTCRKEIKELLYTLMELVRLSYLKSQKRSPRIILRLHNISFQHAMLCQDLFGHNLKSMSTQKLYGIYYHGLTTHLAEVSRIISPSSLHTENEEQLFSKINQISLRTSARSLESIRDNSIIRIQAEQKFIAKECSRKSTNTSKISKFSESVLDEKRSCFNINLPLRKYQAHLERIADFLLYGNGVWWHRENDIIIFHDGKEDDDFRVEGPLMTNFKQDNLQSVAKDVEACWKKCVDRGIELPITKINTFDENGDLIECKALEEVSNTSFLAYCL; this is encoded by the exons ATGCCCCctacatttgaaaaaataaaagaggagATACTGAAGAAGATTGAATCTGGAGATATTCTATTAGGATCTTTGGTTGagccaaaaaaatataaaaaagctgtGATAAAGAATGGAGTGATTTTCAATGAAGAATTCACAGTATCTGGTCGTTGTATACCACTGAGTGACATTCGCAGAAAGATTTTTGAAGAACATCAAAGTTTGGGGATTATGAGAAATCCAAAAGGTGCTTTGACAAGATACTTCATACTATGGTCTGATCATGCATCACTTTTGAGTGCTGGCCATTTACTATTGACTGTCAAAGTTGTTTACgatgacaagttattttatacagATGAGGAAATGTATGCAAAAACAG gaaTTTGTCATGATGTTCAAGAACTTGTGGAGCGTCCATCCGTTTATATTATTGGTTTTGCCCAGGATAGCATTGCAGAGAAGCTTTCATATGTCGAAACCAGACTTAATGACATTAGAAAATTGTCTGACCCATTAATTGTCAATGATAAGAAAGTGGTTGATGtgataaggttttttcatg GTGACCATCCTGAAATACAATACGAGAGTGGTAACTCTCATGGTGGAAACTTTCCCTGTCTTTGTGGATGCAAAAAATCAAGATTTACAGATATAGCCCATGTCTACAGTAACAAAATAGTGTCCTTGGAACAAAGAAGGAAGAAG gTAATATCAGGCCCAGcaggacaacaacaaaaagctgtGTCTCCATTTCAACAACTCAATGTGGAGAAACTGGGTCTTGAAGTAAATTACAGAAACCTTGACCGTGACTTACCAGTTCATCAAAAGTTGCACAAAAAGGACCTTGAACAGctactaaaaaatcatttgacaG gaattatCCGTGTTCCAGCTCTTTGCTTTGGAAATGAACATAGTACAATGGAGTCCTTGAATCTTGCTAATTATGAAGTGATGCCGATTGAACCACTGCATGATTGTAAAGGACATATCAAGAATTTGTGGGATGTTTTGCATGAAGTGTTGACACCTCAAgagaataaaatttttcaaCAGTCCCTAGATGCCACATATGGTTCGAAGGACAAGGTGAGAGGATCTGACTATCGGCTGTCATCAATAGTTGTTTACCAATCAATGCAAAGCACTTGCAGAAAGGAAATCAAAGAGTTGTTGTACACATTGATGGAGCTAGTTCGGTTATCATATCTTAAATCCCAAAAAAGGTCCCCACGAATTATTCTACGATTACATAATATTAGTTTCCAGCATGCCATGTTGTGCCAAGATCTGTTTGGGCATAATTTAAAGTCAATGTCTACACAAAAGCTTTATGGCATTTATTATCATGGCTTGACAACACATTTAGCAGAAGTATCGAGAATTATCTCACCAAGCTCCTTACACACAGAGAATGAAGAACAGCTATTCAGCAAAATTAATCAAATAAGTTTGAGAACATCAGCCAGATCCTTAGAATCCATACGTGATAATAGCATCATCCGTATTCAAGCTGAACAGAAATTTATTGCCAAAGAATGTTCTAGAAAATCAACTAACACATCTAAAATATCGAAATTTTCAGAGAGTGTACTTG aTGAGAAAAGAAGTTGTTTTAACATTAACTTACCTCTACGGAAATATCAGGCACACTTGGAAAGAATTGCAGATTTTTTGCTCTATGGTAATGGTGTTTGGTGGCATAGAGAAAATGATATTATCATATTTCATGATGGAAAAGAGGATGATGATTTCAGAGTTGAAGGGCCTTTGATGACAAATTTCAAACAAGACAACCTGCAATCAGTAGCAAAAGATGTAGAAGCTTGTTGGAAGAAATGCGTTGATCGTGGTATTGAATTGCCAATCACAAAGATAAATACTTTCGACGAAAATGGAGATTTAATAGAATGCAAGGCACTTGAAGAAGTAAGTAATACGTCATTCTTGGCTTACTGTCTGTAG